In the genome of Oncorhynchus mykiss isolate Arlee chromosome 18, USDA_OmykA_1.1, whole genome shotgun sequence, one region contains:
- the LOC110527173 gene encoding BTB/POZ domain-containing protein KCTD12-like — translation MAHSENQHSSFSDIIELNVGGQVYVTRHATLVSVPNSLLWTMFAQKSPTELPKDSKGRYFFDRDGFLFRYILDYLRERDIVLPDFFKERGRLQKEAEFFQLHELAQRLRPAASKDNSLRDELCAHGDPEEASLACALGSSSITTTAVSSPTPSLRSPFQKHGYITIGYRGSYTIGRDIQTDAKFRRVARITVCGKTSLAKEVFGETLNESRDPDKPPERYTSRYYLKYNFLEQAFDRLAEVGFRMVACSSTGTCAYASSDPNEDKIWTSYTEYVFSRD, via the coding sequence atggcaCACAGTGAGAACCAACATTCGTCCTTTTCTGATATAATAGAATTAAACGTCGGCGGGCAAGTGTATGTAACTCGACATGCAACTTTAGTCTCCGTCCCAAACTCTCTCCTGTGGACTATGTTCGCACAGAAGAGCCCTACAGAACTACCGAAAGACAGCAAAGGACGCTACTTCTTTGACCGGGACGGATTTCTGTTCAGGTATATTCTGGATTATCTGCGGGAAAGGGACATCGTTCTACCGGACTTCTTTAAGGAGAGGGGTCGGTTACAGAAGGAGGCAGAGTTCTTCCAGCTGCACGAGCTCGCACAGCGCCTCAGACCGGCAGCGAGTAAAGATAACTCTCTCCGGGACGAGCTGTGCGCCCATGGGGACCCGGAAGAGGCTTCTCTCGCGTGCGCTCTGGGTAGTAGCAGCATCACCACGACCGCGGTGAGCAGCCCGACTCCGAGCCTTCGCTCCCCGTTCCAGAAGCATGGCTATATTACCATTGGTTACCGGGGCTCCTACACCATCGGGAGGGATATTCAAACGGACGCCAAGTTCAGGCGAGTGGCCAGAATAACGGTTTGCGGAAAGACGTCCCTGGCCAAAGAAGTTTTCGGTGAGACTCTGAATGAGAGCAGAGACCCGGACAAACCACCTGAGAGGTACACCTCCCGGTACTATCTGAAGTATAACTTTCTCGAGCAGGCGTTCGACAGGCTCGCGGAGGTCGGGTTCCGCATGGTGGCTTGCAGCTCCACGGGCACGTGCGCGTACGCGAGCAGCGACCCGAACGAGGACAAAATCTGGACCAGCTACACCGAATACGTGTTCTCCCGGGACTGA